Proteins from a genomic interval of Kitasatospora kifunensis:
- a CDS encoding metal-dependent transcriptional regulator produces the protein MSGLIDTTEMYLRTILELEEEGIIPMRARIAERLEQSGPTVSQTVGRMERDGLLQVAGDRHLELTEEGRRLAVRVMRKHRIAECLLIDVIGLEWEEVHEEACRWEHVMSETVERKVLAMLGHPTQSPYGNPIPGLDELGDSKAEGEGFDAALVTLDALRPGDSGASVVVRRIGEPIQTDEELMRTLRRAGIRPGATVQVAPAVGGVLVGSGADAAELGKDIAAHVFVAHS, from the coding sequence ATGTCTGGGCTGATCGACACGACTGAGATGTACCTCCGCACCATCCTGGAGCTGGAGGAGGAGGGCATCATCCCGATGCGCGCCCGGATCGCCGAGCGCCTGGAGCAGAGCGGCCCCACGGTCAGCCAGACGGTCGGCCGGATGGAGCGCGACGGCCTGCTCCAGGTCGCCGGGGACCGCCATCTGGAGCTGACCGAGGAGGGCCGCAGGCTGGCCGTGCGGGTGATGCGCAAGCACCGGATCGCGGAGTGCCTGCTGATCGACGTGATCGGCCTGGAGTGGGAGGAGGTGCACGAGGAGGCCTGCCGCTGGGAGCACGTGATGAGCGAGACGGTCGAGCGCAAGGTGCTCGCCATGCTCGGTCACCCCACCCAGTCGCCCTACGGCAACCCGATCCCGGGCCTGGACGAGCTGGGGGACAGCAAGGCCGAGGGCGAGGGCTTCGACGCCGCACTGGTCACCCTGGACGCGCTGCGCCCCGGGGACAGCGGCGCCAGCGTGGTGGTGCGCCGGATCGGTGAGCCGATCCAGACCGACGAGGAGCTGATGCGCACCCTGCGCCGGGCCGGGATCCGCCCTGGTGCCACCGTCCAGGTCGCCCCGGCGGTCGGCGGCGTGCTGGTCGGCAGCGGCGCGGACGCGGCCGAGCTGGGCAAGGACATCGCCGCGCACGTCTTCGTCGCGCACTCGTAG
- a CDS encoding sugar isomerase domain-containing protein, giving the protein MDDLVGQYFAAATAHLERVRAEEAESIDRAGTLLAEAVAEGRRIFAFGAGHSSLPAQDVVYRAGGLVVFNLLNVPGTTGVNVIPAHLGSALERVSGLATTTLDLTPATAGDLLFVISLSGRQVMPIELASHARARGLHVVGVTSLAYPGQVSSQHPSGTYLKDHCDVVLDNKVAVGDGELTHPGADTSFGPVSTITTSALMQAVVVSAVGKLADRGISAPLFRSGNVDGGTDWNAKLMAEHADRIFYAF; this is encoded by the coding sequence ATGGATGACCTGGTCGGGCAGTACTTCGCGGCGGCGACGGCGCACCTGGAGCGGGTGCGGGCGGAGGAGGCCGAGTCGATCGACCGGGCCGGCACGCTGCTGGCCGAGGCGGTGGCCGAGGGTCGGCGGATCTTCGCCTTCGGCGCCGGCCACTCCTCGCTGCCCGCCCAGGACGTGGTCTACCGGGCCGGCGGCCTGGTCGTCTTCAACCTGCTGAACGTGCCGGGCACCACCGGCGTCAACGTGATCCCGGCCCACCTGGGCAGCGCGCTGGAGCGGGTCTCCGGGCTGGCCACCACGACCCTGGACCTGACCCCCGCCACCGCCGGCGACCTGCTCTTCGTCATCTCGCTCTCCGGCCGCCAGGTGATGCCGATCGAGCTGGCCTCGCACGCCCGGGCCCGCGGCCTGCACGTGGTGGGCGTCACCTCGCTCGCCTATCCCGGCCAGGTCAGCTCCCAGCACCCCTCGGGGACGTATCTGAAGGACCACTGCGACGTGGTGCTGGACAACAAGGTCGCGGTGGGCGACGGCGAGCTGACCCACCCGGGTGCCGACACCTCCTTCGGCCCGGTCTCCACCATCACCACCAGCGCCCTGATGCAGGCCGTGGTGGTCAGCGCGGTCGGCAAGCTGGCCGACCGGGGGATCAGCGCCCCGCTGTTCCGCTCCGGCAACGTGGACGGCGGCACCGACTGGAACGCCAAGTTGATGGCCGAGCACGCGGACCGGATCTTCTACGCGTTCTGA
- a CDS encoding DUF4231 domain-containing protein, giving the protein MAAGARSTDPVREAELLPELFRVADSASQRGQRHSITLARWQLLLLTAAAAVGSAAGRPYAWAAAAAYLGAGWLAVEVSRQNPQGLWYEGRAAAESVKTLAWKFAVRADAYQPLPTTLPDAEGLYDLQLRGILRGFRHSPVLPSDAERRAGVTAAMRELREQPLTVRREVYLRERVAAQHGWYRAKAGYCDRAGRVTELLGVALPALGLVLAVLRALDTVSFDQLGTVSAVAASVTTWAQLRQYRPLAAAYRLAADELELVRAQLTQLDVAAADSEELWARLARDAEEAVSREHTTWQARREVRGPGH; this is encoded by the coding sequence ATGGCAGCCGGCGCACGATCCACGGACCCGGTCCGCGAGGCCGAACTGCTGCCGGAGCTGTTCCGGGTGGCCGACTCCGCCTCGCAGCGCGGTCAGCGCCACTCGATCACGCTGGCCCGCTGGCAGCTGCTGCTGCTCACCGCGGCCGCGGCGGTCGGCTCCGCAGCCGGACGCCCGTACGCCTGGGCGGCCGCGGCGGCCTACCTCGGGGCCGGCTGGCTGGCCGTGGAGGTCAGCCGGCAGAATCCGCAGGGCCTGTGGTACGAGGGCCGGGCGGCCGCCGAGTCGGTCAAGACGCTGGCCTGGAAGTTCGCGGTGCGAGCCGATGCCTATCAGCCACTGCCGACCACGCTGCCGGACGCCGAGGGGCTCTACGACCTCCAGTTGCGCGGCATCCTGCGCGGCTTCAGACACAGCCCGGTGCTGCCGAGCGACGCCGAGCGACGCGCCGGGGTGACGGCGGCCATGCGCGAGCTGCGCGAACAGCCGCTGACCGTGCGCCGGGAGGTCTACCTGCGCGAACGGGTGGCAGCGCAGCACGGCTGGTACCGGGCCAAGGCCGGCTACTGCGACCGGGCCGGGCGGGTCACCGAGCTGCTCGGGGTCGCGCTGCCCGCCCTGGGCCTGGTGCTGGCGGTGCTGCGGGCACTGGACACCGTCTCCTTCGACCAGTTGGGCACCGTCTCGGCGGTGGCCGCCTCGGTGACCACCTGGGCCCAGCTGCGCCAGTACCGCCCGCTGGCGGCCGCCTACCGGCTGGCGGCCGACGAACTGGAGCTGGTCCGCGCGCAGTTGACCCAGCTCGACGTGGCCGCCGCCGACTCCGAGGAGCTCTGGGCCCGGCTTGCCAGAGACGCCGAGGAGGCCGTGTCGCGCGAGCACACCACCTGGCAGGCCCGCCGGGAGGTCCGCGGACCCGGCCACTGA
- a CDS encoding alpha/beta fold hydrolase produces the protein MQPRLVKTADCRRLAVQTFGDPEGRPVFLMHGTPGSRLGPTPRSTVLYNLGVRLISFDRPGYGGSDRLRGRQVAAAAADVQAIADEFGLERFAVVGRSGGGPHALACGALLPGRVHRVAVLVGLAPWNAEDLDWYAGMTAANIRDYRAAERDHQRIAATMEQRARRIRDDPATVLAGLRRELTAEDRAVVSDAGIRRLLLSNYREAFRQNADGWIDDVLAFTTDWGFKAQDVTAATWLWHGADDMWSPVDHSRWLAAHIPDATLFLEPGAAHFGSLRVLTAALKWAAGGAG, from the coding sequence GTGCAGCCCCGACTGGTGAAGACCGCCGACTGCCGCAGGCTCGCCGTGCAGACCTTCGGCGACCCCGAAGGCCGACCGGTCTTCCTGATGCACGGCACGCCCGGAAGCCGACTCGGGCCCACGCCGCGCAGCACCGTGCTCTACAACCTCGGTGTCCGCCTGATCTCCTTCGACCGCCCCGGCTACGGCGGCTCGGACCGCCTGCGCGGCCGCCAGGTGGCCGCGGCCGCCGCCGACGTGCAGGCGATCGCCGACGAGTTCGGGCTGGAACGTTTCGCCGTGGTGGGCCGCTCCGGCGGCGGACCGCACGCGCTGGCCTGTGGCGCCCTGCTGCCAGGGCGGGTGCACCGGGTGGCCGTGCTGGTGGGCCTGGCCCCCTGGAACGCCGAGGACCTGGACTGGTACGCCGGGATGACCGCCGCCAACATCCGCGACTACCGCGCCGCCGAGCGCGACCACCAGCGGATCGCGGCCACCATGGAGCAGCGCGCCCGGCGGATCCGCGACGATCCGGCCACCGTGCTCGCCGGGCTGCGCCGGGAGTTGACCGCCGAGGACCGGGCGGTGGTCTCCGACGCCGGCATCCGCCGCCTGCTGCTGAGCAACTACCGCGAGGCGTTCCGGCAGAACGCCGACGGCTGGATCGACGACGTGCTCGCCTTCACCACCGACTGGGGCTTCAAGGCCCAGGACGTCACGGCCGCCACCTGGCTGTGGCACGGCGCGGACGACATGTGGTCACCGGTGGACCACTCCCGCTGGCTGGCCGCGCACATCCCCGACGCCACCCTCTTCCTGGAGCCCGGCGCCGCCCACTTCGGCTCGCTGCGGGTGCTCACCGCCGCCCTGAAGTGGGCGGCGGGTGGCGCTGGCTGA
- the fxsT gene encoding FxSxx-COOH system tetratricopeptide repeat protein, whose product MTSDQTRNLRVGGRGSAAKLTASGPAPARPSDEDRQGRIITFYSYKGGTGRTMALANTAWILAANGFRVLTVDWDLEAPGLAKFFHPFLDAAELADSPGVMTLINDYREEALRETELHADALLEPERYQRELLEIGHHPGWHLDFAKVAGHAVPLSWGGFPAGGSIDFLAAGRQDRDYSGTLGSLDWDLFYERFDGGQFFDALRADMRKRYDYVLIDSRTGLSDTAEICTVQMPDDLVVCFTLSDQSIDGASRIAQHIADRYRDRGIRILPVPMRIDDFEKDKADAGRALARIRFDGLPAGLSNEELVHYWGSVEIPYRPFYAYEEILATFGDQVGTPTSMLSACERLTDMITAGRVSGLPPMDEEVRLRYIEAFTRRRPTVPADIYLSYVPEDRMWADWIEFVLGAAGFRVLPRDVGAGADARADTERSVDAAYRTVAVLSPAYLRSPQARALWESVVGSDPSGTRRQLIPVRVGSTSLVAPFSSRNPVDLVNLKEPQALLALVKALGREEAPAVDTASGPRFPGTQPEIWNVPPRNTYFTGRAELLERLRNQLGGGATAVLPVPQTLYGLGGVGKTQVALEYAHRFMADYDLVWWVSAEQEDEIQGQLAELARKMGRASNEPVALATEIALESLRRGERVKRWLLIFDNADEPAEIRRYFPGGNGHILVTSRNQAWATHAEALTMDVFTRGESIDHLTRRTSGALSRVDADAVAEAVGDLPLAVEVAGAWLKATGTPVAEYIAALQTEAARVLELGRPVDYPMTVGATWRVSIARLREQSPAAARMLQLCAYFAPEPISMNLFYSDQMIRALVPFDPGLSDKFLLGRVIQAIGRYALAKVDAGANSIQVHRLVQEVIRSEMTPEQQNDTVHEVHRILIGARPVVGDTDDPANWPAFEEIWPHLSPSRAHDCDESDTRQLMIDRVRYLWKRGEFVQASRMGHLLDDAWTAKLGQDDRQTLLLRFQLANVMRSQGQYAEAMALDEATLRSQRQVLGEHHPYTLMTAGSLSADHRALGEFAKALELDRQTLERFREQFGEDNPRTLSIANNLAIDLRLVGDSRAAQELDQDTLDRRTLVLGAKHPYTLSSKGMLARDLREQGDYAGSVTIHQEVADAYAEVLDIDVPEILRNAKSLAVSLRKAGRQAEARRLTKETYERYLERYGENAPDTLACALNLAADYSAGGDKDAARDLARQVFVGHQQLFGAEHPFTLACANNLVIYLRGSGGVTEAVELGTSTVNTLTRVLGREHPYTLNAMINLANAYGDQGRLAEAEELELSAYRGLCDRYSARHPDAVACQANLAVTLRSQGKVNQATELRARAVAELIRQLGEEHPNTVSARGWKRINRDLEPQPV is encoded by the coding sequence ATGACGTCTGACCAGACTCGCAACCTCCGGGTGGGTGGGCGTGGTTCAGCAGCGAAGCTGACCGCGTCCGGTCCCGCTCCGGCCAGGCCCAGCGACGAGGACCGCCAGGGCCGGATCATCACCTTCTACTCCTACAAGGGCGGCACCGGGCGCACCATGGCGCTGGCCAACACGGCCTGGATCCTGGCGGCGAACGGCTTCCGGGTGCTCACCGTGGACTGGGACCTGGAGGCCCCCGGGCTGGCCAAGTTCTTCCACCCCTTCCTGGACGCGGCCGAACTGGCCGACTCGCCGGGCGTGATGACGCTGATCAACGACTACCGCGAGGAGGCGCTGCGGGAGACCGAGCTGCACGCCGACGCACTGCTCGAACCCGAGCGCTACCAGCGGGAGCTGCTGGAGATCGGCCACCACCCTGGCTGGCACCTGGACTTCGCCAAGGTGGCCGGGCACGCGGTGCCGCTCTCCTGGGGCGGGTTCCCGGCCGGCGGCAGTATCGACTTCCTGGCTGCGGGCCGCCAGGACCGGGACTACTCAGGCACCTTGGGCAGCCTGGACTGGGACCTGTTCTACGAGCGCTTCGACGGCGGCCAGTTCTTCGACGCGCTCCGTGCCGACATGCGCAAGCGCTACGACTACGTGCTGATCGACAGCCGCACCGGACTGTCCGACACCGCCGAGATCTGCACCGTGCAGATGCCCGACGACCTGGTGGTCTGCTTCACGCTGAGCGACCAGAGCATCGACGGCGCCTCCCGGATCGCCCAGCACATCGCGGACCGCTACCGCGACCGGGGGATCCGGATCCTGCCGGTCCCGATGCGGATCGACGACTTCGAGAAGGACAAGGCGGACGCGGGGCGGGCGCTGGCCCGGATCCGTTTCGACGGGCTGCCCGCTGGGCTCAGCAACGAGGAACTGGTGCACTACTGGGGCTCGGTGGAGATCCCGTACCGGCCGTTCTACGCCTACGAGGAGATCCTGGCCACCTTCGGCGACCAGGTGGGCACGCCGACCAGCATGCTCTCGGCCTGCGAGCGGCTGACCGACATGATCACCGCGGGTCGGGTCAGCGGGCTGCCGCCGATGGACGAGGAGGTGCGGCTGCGCTACATCGAGGCGTTCACCCGCCGCCGTCCCACCGTGCCGGCCGACATCTACCTCAGCTACGTGCCCGAGGACCGGATGTGGGCCGACTGGATCGAGTTCGTGCTCGGCGCGGCCGGCTTCCGGGTGCTGCCCAGGGACGTGGGCGCGGGCGCCGACGCGCGGGCCGACACCGAGCGCTCGGTGGACGCGGCCTACCGGACCGTGGCAGTACTCTCACCGGCCTATCTGCGCTCCCCGCAGGCCCGCGCGCTGTGGGAGTCGGTGGTCGGCTCCGACCCGTCCGGCACCCGCCGCCAGTTAATCCCCGTCCGGGTCGGCTCCACCTCGCTGGTCGCCCCGTTCAGCAGCCGCAACCCGGTGGACCTGGTCAACCTCAAGGAGCCGCAGGCACTGCTGGCGCTGGTCAAGGCGCTGGGCCGGGAGGAGGCACCGGCGGTGGACACCGCGAGCGGACCGCGGTTTCCCGGCACCCAGCCGGAGATCTGGAACGTGCCGCCGCGCAACACCTACTTCACCGGCCGGGCCGAGCTGCTGGAGCGGCTGCGCAACCAGCTCGGCGGCGGCGCGACCGCGGTGCTGCCGGTGCCGCAGACCCTCTACGGGCTCGGTGGCGTCGGCAAGACCCAGGTGGCGCTGGAGTACGCGCACCGCTTCATGGCCGACTACGACCTGGTCTGGTGGGTCTCGGCCGAGCAGGAGGACGAGATCCAGGGCCAACTGGCGGAGCTCGCCCGCAAGATGGGCCGGGCCAGCAACGAGCCGGTGGCGCTGGCCACCGAGATCGCGCTGGAGTCGCTGCGCCGCGGGGAGCGGGTCAAGCGCTGGCTGCTGATCTTCGACAACGCGGACGAGCCGGCCGAGATCCGCCGCTACTTCCCCGGCGGCAACGGCCACATCCTGGTCACCTCGCGCAACCAGGCCTGGGCCACCCACGCCGAGGCGCTGACCATGGACGTCTTCACCCGCGGCGAGAGCATCGACCACCTCACCCGGCGCACCAGCGGCGCGCTCAGCCGGGTGGACGCGGACGCGGTGGCCGAGGCGGTGGGTGACCTGCCGCTGGCCGTCGAGGTGGCCGGGGCCTGGCTGAAGGCCACCGGCACCCCGGTCGCCGAGTACATCGCGGCCCTGCAGACCGAGGCCGCCCGGGTGCTGGAACTGGGCCGCCCGGTGGACTACCCGATGACGGTCGGCGCCACCTGGCGGGTCTCCATCGCCCGGCTGCGCGAACAGTCCCCGGCCGCCGCCCGGATGCTGCAACTGTGCGCCTACTTCGCACCCGAGCCGATCTCGATGAACCTCTTCTACAGCGACCAGATGATCCGCGCGCTGGTCCCCTTCGACCCGGGGCTGAGCGACAAGTTCCTGCTGGGGCGGGTGATCCAGGCGATCGGCCGGTACGCGCTGGCCAAGGTGGACGCGGGTGCGAACAGCATCCAGGTGCACCGGCTGGTCCAGGAGGTGATCCGCTCGGAGATGACCCCCGAGCAGCAGAACGACACCGTGCACGAGGTGCACCGGATCCTGATCGGCGCGCGCCCGGTGGTCGGCGACACCGACGACCCGGCCAACTGGCCCGCCTTCGAGGAGATCTGGCCGCACCTGTCGCCTTCGCGGGCGCACGACTGCGACGAGTCGGACACCCGGCAGTTGATGATCGACCGGGTCCGCTATCTGTGGAAGCGCGGCGAGTTCGTCCAGGCGAGCCGGATGGGTCACCTGCTGGACGACGCCTGGACCGCCAAGCTCGGCCAGGACGACCGGCAGACCCTGCTGCTGCGCTTCCAACTGGCCAACGTGATGCGCTCCCAGGGCCAGTACGCGGAGGCCATGGCGCTGGACGAGGCCACCCTGCGCAGCCAGCGCCAGGTGCTCGGCGAGCACCACCCGTACACCCTGATGACAGCCGGCTCGCTGAGCGCCGACCACCGGGCGCTGGGGGAGTTCGCCAAGGCGCTGGAGCTGGACCGGCAGACCCTGGAGAGGTTCCGCGAGCAGTTCGGCGAGGACAACCCGCGCACCCTGTCGATCGCCAACAACCTGGCCATCGACCTGCGCCTGGTCGGCGACAGCAGGGCGGCCCAGGAGCTGGACCAGGACACCTTGGACCGGCGCACTTTGGTGCTCGGAGCCAAGCACCCCTACACCCTCTCCAGCAAGGGCATGCTCGCCCGAGACCTGCGGGAACAGGGCGACTACGCGGGATCGGTGACGATCCACCAGGAGGTGGCCGACGCCTACGCCGAGGTGCTGGACATCGACGTGCCGGAGATCCTGCGCAACGCCAAGTCGCTGGCGGTCTCGCTGCGCAAGGCGGGCCGGCAGGCCGAGGCGCGCCGGCTCACCAAGGAGACCTACGAGCGCTACCTGGAGCGCTACGGCGAGAACGCGCCGGACACGCTGGCCTGCGCGCTCAACCTGGCCGCCGACTACAGCGCGGGCGGCGACAAGGACGCGGCCCGTGATCTGGCCCGCCAGGTCTTCGTAGGCCACCAGCAACTCTTCGGCGCGGAACACCCGTTCACCCTGGCCTGCGCCAACAACCTGGTGATCTACCTGCGCGGCAGCGGTGGGGTGACGGAGGCGGTCGAGCTGGGCACGAGCACGGTGAACACGCTCACCCGGGTGTTGGGTCGCGAGCACCCGTACACCCTCAACGCGATGATCAACCTGGCCAACGCCTACGGTGACCAGGGCCGGCTGGCCGAGGCCGAGGAACTGGAGCTGTCCGCCTACCGGGGTCTGTGTGACCGCTACAGCGCGCGCCACCCCGACGCGGTGGCCTGTCAGGCCAACTTGGCCGTCACGCTGCGCTCCCAGGGCAAGGTGAACCAGGCCACCGAGCTGCGCGCCCGCGCGGTCGCCGAGCTGATCCGCCAGCTCGGTGAGGAGCACCCCAACACGGTCTCGGCCCGGGGCTGGAAGCGGATCAACCGCGACCTGGAGCCGCAGCCGGTCTGA
- a CDS encoding TIR-like protein FxsC, producing MNDAEGGRKASAKPHFFLSYAHMPPVGTRNPNSRVSQFYEDLCEAVLQLTPLPTADPVGFMDETMHQGDNWAVKISEALATCRVFVPLYHPRLFRSTPCGQEWYTFAQRAANAPGGTAQNSAIVPVLWVGMREGALPAVASAVQFNHSSFPRAYAEDGLYALMAQRHHQGLYEKVVYKLARRIVEVALETVVPVVEPVDFTTNPSAFPGRSPADELTIAVLAFKDSEVPAHRDRAYYGARRIDWQPYVRGGDSALAEKAAQLARQCDLNPTIHEFDLAAARLMELERPQGPGVLLLDRWVLQDPQRCALVREFARRNPAWVAVVEPWNRDDPQCAAETDTLAALSEQVLRHRGGSPRPSFRPIAGDGTDPEGVPTASDFGLAFQHAAIRAQKAFKERGLPRPPGTGESRPRLRDAFGPPQNRYRPEPALDDEPAMDDEPAMDDEPAMDDEPALDDENDEIDPELDHEFDEDDEGGDHDV from the coding sequence GTGAACGACGCTGAAGGCGGGCGGAAGGCCTCGGCGAAGCCGCATTTCTTCCTCAGTTACGCGCATATGCCGCCGGTCGGTACGCGCAATCCCAATTCCCGGGTCAGCCAGTTCTACGAGGACCTGTGCGAGGCCGTGCTGCAGCTGACGCCGCTGCCCACCGCGGATCCGGTGGGCTTCATGGACGAGACCATGCACCAGGGCGACAACTGGGCGGTGAAGATCTCCGAGGCGCTGGCCACCTGCCGGGTCTTCGTGCCGCTCTACCACCCGCGGCTGTTCCGCAGCACCCCGTGCGGCCAGGAGTGGTACACCTTCGCCCAGCGGGCCGCCAACGCCCCGGGCGGCACCGCGCAGAACAGCGCGATCGTGCCGGTGCTCTGGGTGGGCATGCGCGAGGGCGCGCTGCCGGCGGTGGCCAGCGCCGTGCAGTTCAACCACTCCAGCTTTCCGCGCGCCTACGCCGAGGACGGGCTCTACGCGCTGATGGCCCAGCGCCACCACCAGGGACTGTACGAGAAGGTGGTCTACAAACTGGCCCGGCGCATTGTCGAGGTGGCCTTGGAGACCGTGGTCCCGGTGGTCGAGCCGGTGGACTTCACCACCAATCCCTCGGCCTTTCCCGGTCGTTCGCCGGCCGACGAACTCACCATCGCGGTACTGGCGTTCAAGGACAGCGAGGTGCCCGCACACCGCGACCGGGCCTACTACGGGGCGCGCCGCATCGACTGGCAGCCGTACGTCCGCGGCGGGGACAGCGCGCTGGCCGAGAAGGCCGCGCAGCTGGCCCGGCAGTGCGATCTCAACCCGACCATCCACGAGTTCGACCTGGCGGCGGCCCGGCTGATGGAGCTGGAGCGGCCGCAGGGCCCCGGCGTGCTGCTGCTCGACCGCTGGGTGCTGCAGGATCCGCAACGCTGTGCGCTGGTGCGTGAGTTCGCCCGGCGCAACCCCGCCTGGGTGGCGGTGGTGGAGCCGTGGAACCGCGACGATCCGCAGTGCGCGGCCGAGACCGACACCCTGGCCGCGCTCAGCGAGCAGGTGCTGCGCCACCGCGGCGGCAGCCCCCGACCCTCGTTCCGCCCGATCGCGGGTGACGGCACCGACCCCGAAGGGGTGCCCACCGCGAGCGACTTCGGCCTGGCTTTCCAGCACGCCGCGATCCGCGCGCAGAAGGCCTTCAAGGAACGCGGGCTGCCGAGGCCGCCCGGGACCGGTGAGTCCCGGCCCCGGCTGCGGGACGCCTTCGGGCCGCCGCAGAACCGCTACCGCCCCGAGCCTGCCCTTGACGACGAGCCCGCCATGGACGATGAGCCCGCCATGGACGATGAGCCCGCCATGGACGATGAGCCCGCCCTTGACGACGAGAACGATGAGATCGACCCCGAGCTCGACCACGAGTTCGATGAGGATGACGAAGGAGGAGATCATGACGTCTGA
- a CDS encoding aminoglycoside N(3)-acetyltransferase has translation MLPVRQLPAEQLSVEQLTAQLRHLGVGPRTGVLLVHAALRSLGPVAGESAGVLAALRAALGPGGTLVAYTATPENSLTSRLHQEATAELSALERAAYLAAMPAFDPLATPCSPTVGRLSEELRGDPRALRSAHPQTSFAALGPLAAQLVAEHPYDCHLGEESPVGRLYRAGAWVLMLGAPMTSCTVLHLAEYRVPSPPRKRYGCVVEDPRTGPRWVYFDGVDLDDAHFPRMLKQIRLVGARTGSVGGAQALLMPVAPAVEAAHGWLTAELTSGGSPASGPRMRRKA, from the coding sequence GTGCTCCCCGTCAGGCAACTCCCCGCCGAGCAGCTGTCCGTCGAGCAACTGACCGCCCAGCTGCGCCACCTGGGCGTGGGCCCGCGGACCGGCGTGCTGCTGGTGCACGCCGCGCTGCGCTCGCTGGGCCCGGTGGCGGGCGAGTCGGCCGGCGTGCTGGCCGCGCTGCGGGCCGCGCTCGGGCCCGGCGGCACCCTGGTGGCGTACACCGCGACCCCGGAGAACTCGCTGACCTCCCGGCTACACCAAGAGGCCACCGCCGAGCTGTCGGCGTTGGAGCGGGCGGCCTACCTGGCCGCGATGCCGGCCTTCGACCCGCTGGCCACGCCCTGCTCGCCGACGGTGGGCCGACTCTCCGAGGAGCTGCGGGGCGACCCGCGCGCGCTGCGCAGCGCCCACCCGCAGACCTCCTTCGCCGCGCTCGGTCCGCTCGCCGCGCAGCTGGTGGCCGAGCACCCGTACGACTGCCACCTCGGCGAGGAGTCCCCGGTCGGGCGGCTCTACCGGGCCGGCGCCTGGGTGTTGATGCTCGGCGCGCCGATGACCAGCTGCACCGTCCTGCACCTGGCCGAGTACCGGGTGCCCAGCCCGCCGCGCAAGCGCTACGGCTGCGTGGTCGAGGACCCGCGCACCGGGCCGCGCTGGGTGTACTTCGACGGAGTGGACCTGGATGACGCGCACTTTCCACGGATGTTGAAGCAGATCCGGCTCGTGGGGGCGCGGACCGGCTCGGTGGGGGGCGCTCAGGCGCTGTTGATGCCGGTGGCACCTGCGGTGGAAGCCGCGCACGGGTGGCTCACCGCGGAGCTGACCTCCGGCGGGTCGCCCGCTTCCGGCCCTCGGATGCGCCGAAAGGCCTGA